The stretch of DNA CAAATCGCTTAAGTCTATGACCCTCACTTTTCTTTCTGCGAAATGAGAATTAACAGCCTAGGAGCACTGTCAGGATTGAATGAAGGAATGTACATGAAATGCTCTTAAAAAGGTACAAAGTCCTGAACTTTGGTTCTAGAATAGGTTGCTGTTccttttatttagtttaattcTTGCCCCCAAGCTCAggggggagagaggggagaaagaCTCGAGAAGAACTAGGTCGTCTTTCTCAGCAACTTGGTTTGAGAGCTGAGTGAACAGTGGAGATGCTAAGCCCAGGCAAATCTAAGTACCAATCAAATGGTATCAGCAGTTTTTAAGGCTGAAGTTCAATGGCAGCAATCTTAGGTAGCAACTCCAGTTTCCCCAGCAAATACTGAGTTGGGTCAAATCAGTTACTTTCATCTAAAAATCTCCTCTTTGGGTCCTCTAGGGACACCCCCATTAATCCCCAATTCCTTACCCCCACCCACTCTTAGATGATGCACATCTTGCTCATCTTTCTTTTAGTCTGGGGCCCTAAGTGCCTTTGCTGAAGTGAAGTTCTTCTGTGAGTCCACAGCCAGCTCAGGATGAGGCCAACTGGATCCCCACCAAAAGCATTTCTTTCTGAAACCACCAAAGTAACTGATAGACTTTAGAGTCAACTGCAGAGGAGAAAAGAATCACTCTTGTTAAGACTGCGTAGGATCAGAAATTTGTTTAGTGGATGAAAGCCTTTTGCTTAGCTGAATGGAAAATCCGGAATAGGAGGAAAAACTAATTGAGAAATTTTGTTTTACTCTAATGAAGCACAATCAATGAGGTGGATCTCATTCTCTATGCCTGAGACTCAGATCTCACTTCATAAAGCCCAGAATTCTCATGACTGTTTCTTGTGTAGACCTTGCCTAGTAGAAACTAAGTACCTTTGAATGGCTCATTTCAAATGCCTCCCTTCGTGTATGTGGGTAAGAATACAAACTGCTATGAacgtacacatatatgtatgtatatatctatatacatgaGTGTGCATGTAAACTTCTTGATAGGAAAAATAGGACTTTGTTAATTCTATTTTATCCTGAGGGCAAAGccctttatttttcacttacacCTTTCTGTACTCTTTCAATTATAAAATGaccatgtattacttttatttaaaaagtggtggctcatgcctgtaatccagcactttgggaggctgaagtgggcggatcacgaggtcaggagatcaggatcatcctagctaaccccgtctctatgaaaaatacaaaaaattagctgggcgtggtggcaggcgcctgcagtcccagctacttgggagactgaggcaggagaatggtgtgaacacgggaggcggagcttgcagtgagcagagatagcgccgctgcactccagcctgggcgacagagtgagactccatctcaaaaaaaaaaaaaaagttaacgaAAAGTATTAACGAAGAGTATGTAATGACATGGGAAATTGACTAAGTGAAAAGAATAGACATGGGATACATAGTATgcttaggaaaaatatttgaaataaattaaatattaatatatttccaaattttattaaaaataaaatgtgcctTAAAATAGTAGATAAGtaatctgggtgcagtggctcatgcctacaatgccagcactttgggagaccgaggcaggtggatcatctgaggtcaggagcttgagaccagattggccaacatggtgaaaccctgtctctactaaaaatgcaaaaattagctgggtgtggtggtacattcctgtaatcccagccactagggaggctgaggcaggagagtcgcttgaacctgggtggagGAAAACCCGGTTGTAGTGTGTGGAGATCATGCCTCTgtcttccatttcaaaaaataaaataaaataaaatgaagtaaaataaaatacaagagaaaTAATATCAACTGTTTTTTCCAAACtggtttttcaaaatttaatatttttctctggcAAGCCTCTTATATACTGGAATCTCATCCTCTTTTGCTGAATTAAAGATACCAGAGAGTCAGGGATTAATTTAGGAAGTAGATTTGATCAAGATATTAAACCATGCCAGGTAGTATATTTTTGTTCTATTAAACATAatatcggccgggcacggtggctcatgcctgtaatcccagcactttgggaggccaaggcaggcggatcactagaggtcaggagttcgagactagcctgaccaatatgatgaaacccccgtctctactaaaaatacaaaaattagccgagtgtggtggcatgtgcctgtaatcccagctactcgggaggctgagacaggagaatcccttaaacccaggaggtggaggttgcagtgagccgagatcgtgccattgcactcctgcctgggcaacaagagcaagactttggctcaaaaacaaaaaacaaacaaacaaacaacaacaataaaaagccaTAATATCAAGTAGTTATTTTAAAGCGAATCACAACTGGACCCTGGACTTACAGCTCCAAAGGTAAACTATGGGTATTGTGATCTATTTGCACCCTAGGCATTTAAAGGCCGGTATTCCGCATGATGTAATGGTAGAGAGTGTACAGtctgagccagcatgcctggttCACAGTCCTGTCTCCATCTTTTGATAGCCACGTGACCTCAGGCAAATGAGAAAACCTCTCagtgctttggtttcctcatttgtaaaatggtcCTTACTTCCCTGAATTGTTGTAAGGATTGAATAAATATGCATGAAGTGCTTAGAatactgcctggcacacagcaaataCTAAATTAATGTTTGCTGTTCTTATGACTACTGCACTATGCGCCTGATTTCAGAAACATTCTCCTTTCAACTGGACAACAAAAGATCGTGCTCTTTATAATACATTGTGCAGTTATACACAGTTTACCACTATCCCCCGATGGGTTTTTCACAGAGGATATACTGTAGAGTACATATAAAAAGCTCACCTGAAGTCCACTTCAATAGGAAAAATTgccacttaaaaaattttttatacagAGAGATGAAAGTAAAACTTTCTTCTACTCTTGAGAGGCTATTGAAAGTAAAGTTTagattgggcgtggtggcttatgcctataatcccagtgctttgggggaccaaggtgagaagatcacttgaggtcaggaatctgaaactagcctgggcaacataacgagacctcatctctacaaaaaaattttaaaaattagcagggcatgttggtgtgcccctgtagtcctggctactcagggggctgaggtgggagaatcacttgagcccaactGTAAAATGgccatgtattacttttataaagtagcatgatcatagcttactaaCTGCaattagaagctgcagtgagctatgatcatgcaactgcactccagtctgggtgacagagtgaggccctgtctcacaaaaaaaaaaaaaaaaaaaaaaaaggaagaaaaaaaaaaaaagaaaaaagtcacactCAGTAAAAAATCTGGCTTTTGGAACTGGTTAGTCAGATCATGTACTTGCAGggccaaaaatacaacaaattgctaaataactaaatttatttctatgttgTGTGTTCGGTTCAGATTGCATTCTTAATCACAACCAACTACCTCACAAAGGTATCTGAAGGGAAGCCATCAGAGGAATCCACACAAGAGAGTAGGTGGAGGTCAGTGGGTATTCCTTAATTCCTGATATCACGAAAGCAATTCAAAGTAGTATCTTACTGTTGGTAGGGCAGGAGCATGATTTGACCAGAAACACTTAGTAGTTCCTTCTCTACGTCAAGTAAGCATTGTCTTAAGCAAAGTCATACATGCCATTACTTACAGGAACCAAAGATTAGATTGGCCTCTAATCTTCCtttctggaaaggaaagaaagagacaaagaaaagaaaaaggagaagagggcATTTGACTGGAAAAACTATATTGttgagggaagaaagagaagatccTGGGTTACTCATAACTTTCATACTGCAAACTTATGATACTCTTTCTTGGTACAGCGTTTTGCACGTGTAGAGGTGATTCATGGCATTATGCCATTGGCACTTAAAGTGACAAAGAACGCAGACTAATAAGGAAATCCAAAATTCTTTTGGCCATCCCACCATCATCCCACCCTCTTTCATAGAGGATCAAAAGACAAATCTTACCTCCACTGAGAATAATGACAGCAATAAATATTGCCAAGTCGCTGTCATCTAATTCCAGTGCATTGAACTTCACAGCAAACTCAAACTTGGGCTCCATAAAGTCACCAAAAGGCTTTCGCAGGCTCTTTAGAAACTCCCTTGTCATGAAGCCTTGGCCCTCGGATATGAGAACCCCATCTTTATTCATCAAGGAGGCCAGCATTGTGTAAATGATCTCATGGACTCCATATTTGAGGAGAGTTACTTGGTCATTCAAGTCAAGATTTACGAAACCAGGAATGCTTTTGGCATACTCTGTGATCTCCTGCACAGCCTCCACGGAGCGAAACTGGCAGCCCTGAAAGATGCGGATGGCCACCTCTTTGCTCTGCTCCTGCAGCGGGGTGATGTGTTTGAACTTGATTTTATCTTCTCCCATCATTAAGGAATTCATGTCATAGATAACGAATGGCTGCAAATAAAACAGGGAAAACATGGGTGACTTGGAGATTTCTAACTTAGTGAATGCCATCCCAGTTCAGAAAACTGTTTCTTTATGTAAACTTGCTTTGCTAACTAAAATCTTTAAAGCTGAAGATGcttaataatgagaaaatactCTCAAGTTCTTTTATTCATCTTAATTATCTTCTGGGACCAAACATATTTCACCAATTTTGGTCTTCTTTCCCTTTAATTTACACTATAACACTTTACCTATGACTGGCTAAGAATCCCAATTTCTTTCGTTTGGGGAGTCTTCactgttgatttttatatttacttgtttatttattttgtttgctattgagacagagtcttgctctgctgtccagCCTGAattacagtggcacaatcagggttcactgcaacctccacttcccaggttcaagcaattctcatgcctcatcctcctgggtagctgggattacaggcacacactgccacactcggttggtttttgtatttttagtagagacaggttttcaccatgttggccaggctggtcttgaactcctggcctcaagtgatctgcctgccttggcctcccaaagtgctgggattacaggcgtgagccaccatgcgcagccaattgttgatttttaaaatgatacaaaatcTACTGTTTATCTTGGCTTTCAATGAAATACACTTTTAACCTTCTttcaataaaaaaatcatttcagcaACTCAGGGTTGAAAATACCCACTTGAACATAAAGCAACTTTACAggcttaaaacaatttttttttcttattttttttccttttcctttgttctccttCATAAGTAATAACTTTTCAGTTTTAGATGAAATCCTCTCAGATCGCAAATGAAACTATGTGCACATAAAATATGCTTAACTATTAAAAAATCACTCTGAAAGCAGATTAGAGCTATTGAACCAAGaaaatgtctatttctttttttaatgctctGGAAGCCATCTATTTCACAAAGAGCAGATATAGAAGGCCTATAGGCGAATGCTGCAAAAAACagttttgaatttatattttaaaatatctgtcctTACAGGTCaaacaatcaataaaatacaTGCCCCAGTTATTCAAGTTTGCAATAGGCTGCTTTCAAAAGTTAAGTCATTTGGTCATGACACTCTCTCTCACTTCCCTGTACAGAACTAACCAAAGTTTGTAGTCATTGAGAAATTCTCAAGGCTGCTCTAAGGGACAACATTTTACTTACACCAGATACACTGAAAGACACATAAGGAGTTAAACCTTGAATCCTGTTCAAATACTTGTATACCTGAAAGCACTGGAAGAAGAGCTGAGGGTATCTGCAGTCCAGCTTTGGTTCTGTGGTGAACTATGTGACTTAAGAAAAGTCATTTACTTTTCCTAGGCCTTAAATTTCTCAATCAGGGGTTTCCACCTCTTCTCCAGAGGAAATTCTAGTTGTGTTTCTCAGGAGCAGGATGTGTGTGGGGAGTGGGCATGTGTGTGGAGAGCTGTGAGTGTGCATGCACAACAAACATGAAGTCTCTGATGGACTAAAAGTAAACATTGTTTTGAGCAGAGATGCTGAGAATTCTCTCCTGAATGGGCACAGAGAAGGTGCATGAGTGGCTGTGGCAGCCGGCTTCAAGATGTACTGGTTGGAGATTCTATTCATATCTATGGAACTCTATGATTTCCATCAAAAGATTAAGTTTGTTCTACACTGGAGGAAGTAACACCAACATTAAGGACTCTCAGatgttaaatatatttccaaaCTTGTACATCACATCAACACCCTTCACTGGAGTTATTCTGgaagtttttacttttgttacaAAAAAATTCACTTCAACTGTACTACTTACCAAACTCCAAAAGGGGACAGATGTGAGGAACCCAGAACAGGTTTACCTGGTGGCTCTAATTTTTCAAGGGACCAAACTGTCCGTACCATATTTCTTAAACATTTCGCCTGggtggtttttttcctttttctttttttctcttcaggaTTAATATTATTAATGGGAGAAATAAAAGGGGGGGAGAGCAAGTAACATCAATGaaaatttactgtatttttccAGAACATCAGGttctaattatgagaaaaatttGAATGGATAATGATGCTTTCACAGAACCTAGAGAAAACGTGTTTCTTTGTCCTACAGGCACTTTATagtgtattataatttatattaatgaaatactgactttctaaaaaaaattatttcattttttgagatgaggtcttactatgttgcccgggctggtcttgaactcctgggttcaaacaatcgtcctgctttggcctccctaagtgcgtgctaggattacaggtgtgagccaccacaactagCCTTTATTGGCTTTCTTTAATGTCATGAGAAAATGATGGTCTGGACACCTGAAAAGACCAACTACACATGCAGGAGTACAAATAACATGAATACAAAATCATTGCCTTTTCACATGTGGAAAGACTGTACCCAGAACTGCCCACTTCAACTTTCAGATGAGCTTCTGCTCAACCATTTGGCTTCTTGGCACAGAACATATGCATGAAATTCTTTCACCTCCATGTAAGTGATTTATCTGGAACTATGCCCTGATAAATCACCCTTGTCACTCTTCCCCTTTACTTCCCCTGTCCCCTCATATAAAGCTCCAGGTTCCTGTTTTCGAAACTCTGTAATAGTTGAACACAGGGCACAAAATCCTGCTAATTTTCTCTCCCAATTTAACAACAATGTGACTTTAACCCCTTGGCAATTGATGTTGGTCAGGATTTCCTGGCAGTAAATACTCAAGGACAGAGAGAGGAATCAGCACCCCACCATCATGCCAAaccatttcagtttttttttttttttttttttgagatggagtttcgctcctgttgcccaggctggagtgtaatggtgcaatctaggctcactacaacctccacctcccgggttcaagcgattctcctcagcctccagagtagctgggattacaggcacccaccaccacggccggctatttttttttttttttttaagtagagacggggtttcgccatgttggccaggctggtcttgaactcctggcctcaggtgatccacccaccttggcctcacaaagtgatgggattacaggcatgagccactgcgccaggctccATTTCAGGTTTTTCAGTCCTGTCTGCATTCTGAAGAAGAGGTGAACTAGCAGAGAATTCTGGGTGTTGACATGCAAATGAAcaccagttgtttttttttttttttcctagtcatATCTGATTATACTGTTTTCACTGCATTTCTGAAGGCTGCATAGATTCTTTCTCTATCAAACTGCAAGAGAGATCCCTGGGTGGGCGTGGTCTGCCTTTCTTTGCAACCAATTCACCAATTCTTAGATTGCAGACAGTTCACTTAGGCGTTACTTCCATATTTCACAGGGAACCTCCTTACCTTCAAACCTAGAGAGAAGATCGTGGCCAGCCTGCTTCATGGAGAGAGAACCTTTTAAAACCCTGGTCAAATTTGGTCTGCATAATTTTATCTTGAATCATTAATTTAACATGACATTTGGTACAATGTTCCATACAAAATGTACTGCATTTCCACGGccgtgtttttgtattttttacaaagCGAAGTGGAGTCCTTACACTTTCCATCAGCTTGGACAGTATTATCCAAAGATTGCCATTATAGCAGCCGTATCATTCTCAAATTTTGTCTTAATAATTTAACACTTCTAGTTTGGGGCTAATAGTGTATTTATCTTCAGACCCTACATCAAATGGCTGGGTAAGCGTCCCTCCTTAACAGG from Piliocolobus tephrosceles isolate RC106 chromosome 2, ASM277652v3, whole genome shotgun sequence encodes:
- the PPARG gene encoding peroxisome proliferator-activated receptor gamma isoform X2, which encodes MTDVILTVGSTKKVEINVSTVGFRNALQWGCLIMPFVIYDMNSLMMGEDKIKFKHITPLQEQSKEVAIRIFQGCQFRSVEAVQEITEYAKSIPGFVNLDLNDQVTLLKYGVHEIIYTMLASLMNKDGVLISEGQGFMTREFLKSLRKPFGDFMEPKFEFAVKFNALELDDSDLAIFIAVIILSGDRPGLLNVKPIEDIQDNLLQALELQLKLNHPESSQLFAKLLQKMTDLRQIVTEHVQLLQVIKKTETDMSLHPLLQEIYKDLY